Proteins co-encoded in one Arachis hypogaea cultivar Tifrunner chromosome 13, arahy.Tifrunner.gnm2.J5K5, whole genome shotgun sequence genomic window:
- the LOC112732478 gene encoding uncharacterized protein has protein sequence MARVHCKNLVRIYKPSFFFLFETHTMFNNLKNFWDKLDFYCVGIEEAVGHRGGIWFLSSIANASCVVIDQIDQCITVKVSVGHNRPWMAVGDFNEIVAPDESTSAYFSSHRASLLATILDDCELFDLKVTSRRYTWYRAVQAGRNLAKRLDRALVNEAWMTMFPEGYSEILSRLHSDHCPILVRCHGSPRVKDILQEEALSFYKNLFGTTEEVEVDCLGDVPMPTLSTEACARLIDPVSFAEVKSAVFSMSPFKAPGPNGFQAYFFKEYWEIVGTEI, from the exons ATGGCCCGTGTGCATTGCAAAAATTTGGTGAGAATATATaaaccatctttcttctttctctttgagacTCATACCATGTTTAATAATTTGAAGAATTTTTGGGATAAGTTGGATTTTTATTGTGTTGGTATTGAGGAAGCAGTAGGACACAGGGGTGGCATTTGGTTTCTATCTTCTATTGCTAATGCTTCTTGTGTGGTTATTGATCAAATTGACCAATGTATCACAGTGAAAGTGAGTGTGG GCCATAATAGACCGTGGATGGccgttggtgattttaatgagattgtgGCACCAGATGAGAGTACAAgtgcttatttttcttctcacagAGCTAGTCTATTAGCTACTATTCTAGATGATTGTGAGCTCTTTGATCTTAAAGTGACTAGTAGGAGATATACTTGGTATAGAGCAGTTCAAGCTGGCAGGAACTTGGCTAAAAGGTTGGATAGAGCTCTAGTTAATGAGGCGTGGATGACAATGTTTCCTGAGGGTTATTCTGAAATTCTTAGCAGGCTTCattctgatcattgtcctatttTAGTTCGTTGTCATGGTAGCCCCAGAGTGAAAG ATATTCTCCAGGAAGAAGCCCTCTCTTTTTACAAGAATCTCTTTGGTACAACGGAAGAGGTTGAGGTTGATTGTTTAGGGGATGTTCCGATGCCCACTCTAAGCACTGAGGCTTGTGCTAGGTTAATTGACCCAGTCTCTTTTGCGGAAGTCAAGTCAGCAGTATTCAGTATGAGCCCTTTTAAGGCTCCTGGTCCAAATGGCTTTCaagcttatttttttaaagaatattgggagatagtAGGCACTGAGATTTAG
- the LOC112736664 gene encoding transcription factor LUX: protein MGEEVRMTDYQDDDRVADWELGLPAVHDLTPLSQLLIPPELASAFSISPEPHRSLVDVNRASKNTLSTLRTGVNAFSSSNLNPFQDEGNDPAGDDEEEIVPDGSGSNSRKLRKVDCAEEADSVPRTDSAAAVKRPRLVWTPQLHKRFVDVVAHLGIKNAVPKTIMQLMNVEGLTRENVASHLQKYRLYLKRMQGLSADGPSSSDHLFASTPVPQSLNDSGGGGGSGHSRGNGHLPVPVPMHYPPAAMMPMPMLGMPHGFHHHHVLQQRDWSYPPHVTPNDK, encoded by the coding sequence ATGGGTGAGGAAGTTAGGATGACCGACTACCAAGACGACGACCGAGTCGCCGACTGGGAATTGGGCCTTCCGGCGGTCCATGATCTCACCCCGCTCTCTCAGCTCTTGATCCCGCCGGAGCTCGCCTCCGCCTTCAGCATCTCGCCGGAGCCACACCGTTCCCTTGTCGACGTCAACCGCGCCTCAAAGAACACTCTCTCCACCCTCCGTACCGGCGTCAACGCCTTCTCCTCCTCCAACCTCAACCCCTTCCAAGACGAGGGAAACGATCCCGCCGGAGACGACGAGGAAGAGATCGTTCCGGACGGTTCGGGCTCCAATTCGAGGAAGCTCCGGAAGGTCGATTGTGCGGAGGAAGCGGATTCTGTGCCGCGCACCGACAGTGCCGCCGCCGTGAAGCGACCGAGGCTTGTGTGGACACCGCAGCTGCACAAGCGATTCGTGGACGTGGTGGCGCACCTAGGGATCAAGAACGCGGTGCCGAAGACGATCATGCAGCTTATGAACGTGGAAGGGTTGACCCGAGAGAACGTCGCCAGCCACCTCCAGAAGTATCGCCTCTATCTTAAGCGGATGCAAGGGCTCTCCGCCGACGGACCTTCTTCCTCCGACCACCTCTTCGCCTCCACGCCGGTTCCTCAAAGCCTCAACGACAGCGGCGGAGGAGGAGGAAGTGGCCACTCCCGTGGGAACGGGCACCTTCCGGTTCCGGTCCCGATGCATTATCCTCCGGCGGCGATGATGCCAATGCCGATGCTCGGCATGCCACATGGCTTTCATCATCACCATGTGTTGCAGCAGAGGGATTGGTCCTACCCACCACATGTCACTCCTAATGATAAATGA
- the LOC112736663 gene encoding pentatricopeptide repeat-containing protein At5g59600 isoform X1, giving the protein MHAFHKTTLLPRIPITNAIIHRSFRSDPLFYAQLIETYARDRALHHGKKLHAHLITNGIACFSLVASNLVSFYASCGQLSHARKLFDKIPKTNVRRWISFIGTCARCSFHHDAIAVFSEMLATQTPNPNAVFVIPSVLKACGHVGDQITGQKIHGLILKCCFEVDPFVSSSLIVMYSKCLRVGDARKVFDGMEVKDLVALNALAAGYSQVGLADDAWSLVERMRLMGVNPNLVTWNSLLSGFSQKCDLAMVSEIFRLMTDDGVDPDVVSWTSVISGLVQNFRNEEAFDTFKQMLRHGFCPTSATISTLLPACATVERMRIGKEIHGYAVAIGVEEDIYVRSALVDMYAKCGFISEARTLFGIMPEKNTVTWNSIIFGYANHGYCDEAIELFNQMEMEGKAKLDHLTFTAILTACVHAGDIELGQSLFKTMQEKYGIEPRLEHYACMVDLLGRAGKVDEAYCMIKAMPIEPDLFVWGALLAACRNHGHVELAEVAAKHLLEVEPESVGNRLLLTGVYADVGKWAKVERIKKRMKKGKQRKFQGLSWIERTGCVVSCSSSGNSYNISWEAPLDDPAKQRMLKVKKPLSLLKT; this is encoded by the exons ATGCATGCTTTCCATAAAACCACACTACTCCCCAGGATTCCCATAACAAACGCCATCATCCACCGCTCCTTCCGATCAGATCCCTTATTCTATGCCCAACTCATCGAAACCTACGCTCGTGATCGAGCGTTGCACCACGGCAAGAAGCTCCACGCCCACCTAATCACCAACGGCATCGCTTGCTTCAGCCTTGTCGCTTCCAACTTAGTTTCCTTCTATGCTTCCTGCGGCCAACTCTCCCATGCACGAAAACTGTTCGATAAAATTCCGAAAACAAATGTGCGCCGGTGGATTTCCTTTATCGGAACCTGTGCTCGCTGCAGCTTCCACCACGACGCCATTGCCGTGTTCTCAGAAATGCTGGCAACCCAAACGCCCAATCCCAATGCCGTTTTTGTCATTCCAAGCGTTCTAAAAGCTTGCGGCCATGTCGGGGACCAAATCACGGGTCAGAAGATTCATGGGTTGATTCTGAAGTGTTGTTTTGAGGTTGACCCTTTTGTGTCTAGCTCGTTGATTGTAATGTACTCGAAGTGCTTGAGAGTTGGGGACGCACGCAAGGTGTTTGACGGAATGGAGGTTAAGGATTTGGTGGCTTTGAACGCACTTGCTGCTGGGTACTCCCAAGTGGGGCTTGCGGATGATGCTTGGAGTTTGGTGGAGAGGATGAGATTGATGGGTGTGAATCCAAATCTAGTGACTTGGAATAGTTTACTATCTGGGTTTTCGCAAAAATGTGACCTTGCTATGGTTTCTGAAATTTTCAGGTTGATGACTGATGATGGTGTGGACCCTGATGTGGTGTCTTGGACTTCTGTTATATCTGGGCTTGTGCAGAATTTTCGTAATGAAGAAGCTTTTGACACTTTCAAGCAAATGTTGCGTCATGGGTTCTGCCCAACTTCGGCTACTATCAGCACCCTTCTCCCTGCATGTGCCACTGTCGAAAGAATGAGGATTGGGAAGGAGATTCATGGCTATGCTGTGGCAATTGGGGTAGAGGAAGATATATATGTAAGGAGTGCTCTTGTTGACATGTATGCAAAATGTGGCTTCATCTCTGAAGCTAGAACACTTTTTGGTATTATGCCAGAGAAGAATACAGTTACTTGGAACTCTATCATTTTTGGGTATGCCAATCACGGGTATTGTGATGAAGCCATTGAGCTCTTCAATCAAATGGAGATGGAAGGGAAAGCCAAGCTGGATCATTTAACTTTCACTGCGATTCTCACAGCATGCGTCCACGCCGGTGACATTGAACTTGGGCAGAGTCTGTTCAAGACTATGCAAGAGAAGTATGGAATTGAGCCACGTCTGGAGCATTATGCATGTATGGTGGATCTTCTTGGTAGAGCCGGGAAGGTTGACGAAGCGTACTGCATGATCAAGGCAATGCCAATTGAGCCTGATCTGTTTGTGTGGGGTGCATTGCTGGCTGCTTGCAGAAATCATGGGCATGTGGAGCTTGCAGAAGTGGCAGCTAAGCATCTGCTGGAGGTGGAGCCTGAGAGTGTTGGGAATCGTCTTCTATTGACGGGTGTGTATGCTGATGTAGGCAAGTGGGCAAAAGTTGAGAGGAtcaagaagaggatgaagaagggGAAACAGAGAAAATTCCAAGGGTTGAGTTGGATAG AAAGAACAGGATGCGTTGTTTCATGCTCCTCATCAGGCAACAGTTACAATATCTCTTGGGAGGCACCGTTGGACGACCCAGCGAAGCAAAGGATGCTTAAGGTTAAGAAGCCATTGAGTTTACTTAAGACGtaa
- the LOC112736663 gene encoding pentatricopeptide repeat-containing protein At5g59600 isoform X2 — protein sequence MHAFHKTTLLPRIPITNAIIHRSFRSDPLFYAQLIETYARDRALHHGKKLHAHLITNGIACFSLVASNLVSFYASCGQLSHARKLFDKIPKTNVRRWISFIGTCARCSFHHDAIAVFSEMLATQTPNPNAVFVIPSVLKACGHVGDQITGQKIHGLILKCCFEVDPFVSSSLIVMYSKCLRVGDARKVFDGMEVKDLVALNALAAGYSQVGLADDAWSLVERMRLMGVNPNLVTWNSLLSGFSQKCDLAMVSEIFRLMTDDGVDPDVVSWTSVISGLVQNFRNEEAFDTFKQMLRHGFCPTSATISTLLPACATVERMRIGKEIHGYAVAIGVEEDIYVRSALVDMYAKCGFISEARTLFGIMPEKNTVTWNSIIFGYANHGYCDEAIELFNQMEMEGKAKLDHLTFTAILTACVHAGDIELGQSLFKTMQEKYGIEPRLEHYACMVDLLGRAGKVDEAYCMIKAMPIEPDLFVWGALLAACRNHGHVELAEVAAKHLLEVEPESVGNRLLLTGVYADVGKWAKVERIKKRMKKGKQRKFQGLSWIGKVSGFCFCRKNRMRCFMLLIRQQLQYLLGGTVGRPSEAKDA from the exons ATGCATGCTTTCCATAAAACCACACTACTCCCCAGGATTCCCATAACAAACGCCATCATCCACCGCTCCTTCCGATCAGATCCCTTATTCTATGCCCAACTCATCGAAACCTACGCTCGTGATCGAGCGTTGCACCACGGCAAGAAGCTCCACGCCCACCTAATCACCAACGGCATCGCTTGCTTCAGCCTTGTCGCTTCCAACTTAGTTTCCTTCTATGCTTCCTGCGGCCAACTCTCCCATGCACGAAAACTGTTCGATAAAATTCCGAAAACAAATGTGCGCCGGTGGATTTCCTTTATCGGAACCTGTGCTCGCTGCAGCTTCCACCACGACGCCATTGCCGTGTTCTCAGAAATGCTGGCAACCCAAACGCCCAATCCCAATGCCGTTTTTGTCATTCCAAGCGTTCTAAAAGCTTGCGGCCATGTCGGGGACCAAATCACGGGTCAGAAGATTCATGGGTTGATTCTGAAGTGTTGTTTTGAGGTTGACCCTTTTGTGTCTAGCTCGTTGATTGTAATGTACTCGAAGTGCTTGAGAGTTGGGGACGCACGCAAGGTGTTTGACGGAATGGAGGTTAAGGATTTGGTGGCTTTGAACGCACTTGCTGCTGGGTACTCCCAAGTGGGGCTTGCGGATGATGCTTGGAGTTTGGTGGAGAGGATGAGATTGATGGGTGTGAATCCAAATCTAGTGACTTGGAATAGTTTACTATCTGGGTTTTCGCAAAAATGTGACCTTGCTATGGTTTCTGAAATTTTCAGGTTGATGACTGATGATGGTGTGGACCCTGATGTGGTGTCTTGGACTTCTGTTATATCTGGGCTTGTGCAGAATTTTCGTAATGAAGAAGCTTTTGACACTTTCAAGCAAATGTTGCGTCATGGGTTCTGCCCAACTTCGGCTACTATCAGCACCCTTCTCCCTGCATGTGCCACTGTCGAAAGAATGAGGATTGGGAAGGAGATTCATGGCTATGCTGTGGCAATTGGGGTAGAGGAAGATATATATGTAAGGAGTGCTCTTGTTGACATGTATGCAAAATGTGGCTTCATCTCTGAAGCTAGAACACTTTTTGGTATTATGCCAGAGAAGAATACAGTTACTTGGAACTCTATCATTTTTGGGTATGCCAATCACGGGTATTGTGATGAAGCCATTGAGCTCTTCAATCAAATGGAGATGGAAGGGAAAGCCAAGCTGGATCATTTAACTTTCACTGCGATTCTCACAGCATGCGTCCACGCCGGTGACATTGAACTTGGGCAGAGTCTGTTCAAGACTATGCAAGAGAAGTATGGAATTGAGCCACGTCTGGAGCATTATGCATGTATGGTGGATCTTCTTGGTAGAGCCGGGAAGGTTGACGAAGCGTACTGCATGATCAAGGCAATGCCAATTGAGCCTGATCTGTTTGTGTGGGGTGCATTGCTGGCTGCTTGCAGAAATCATGGGCATGTGGAGCTTGCAGAAGTGGCAGCTAAGCATCTGCTGGAGGTGGAGCCTGAGAGTGTTGGGAATCGTCTTCTATTGACGGGTGTGTATGCTGATGTAGGCAAGTGGGCAAAAGTTGAGAGGAtcaagaagaggatgaagaagggGAAACAGAGAAAATTCCAAGGGTTGAGTTGGATAG GTAAGGTGTCTGGGTTTTGCTTCTGCAGAAAGAACAGGATGCGTTGTTTCATGCTCCTCATCAGGCAACAGTTACAATATCTCTTGGGAGGCACCGTTGGACGACCCAGCGAAGCAAAGGATGCTTAA
- the LOC112736663 gene encoding pentatricopeptide repeat-containing protein At5g59600 isoform X3 — translation MHAFHKTTLLPRIPITNAIIHRSFRSDPLFYAQLIETYARDRALHHGKKLHAHLITNGIACFSLVASNLVSFYASCGQLSHARKLFDKIPKTNVRRWISFIGTCARCSFHHDAIAVFSEMLATQTPNPNAVFVIPSVLKACGHVGDQITGQKIHGLILKCCFEVDPFVSSSLIVMYSKCLRVGDARKVFDGMEVKDLVALNALAAGYSQVGLADDAWSLVERMRLMGVNPNLVTWNSLLSGFSQKCDLAMVSEIFRLMTDDGVDPDVVSWTSVISGLVQNFRNEEAFDTFKQMLRHGFCPTSATISTLLPACATVERMRIGKEIHGYAVAIGVEEDIYVRSALVDMYAKCGFISEARTLFGIMPEKNTVTWNSIIFGYANHGYCDEAIELFNQMEMEGKAKLDHLTFTAILTACVHAGDIELGQSLFKTMQEKYGIEPRLEHYACMVDLLGRAGKVDEAYCMIKAMPIEPDLFVWGALLAACRNHGHVELAEVAAKHLLEVEPESVGNRLLLTGVYADVGKWAKVERIKKRMKKGKQRKFQGLSWIGNV, via the coding sequence ATGCATGCTTTCCATAAAACCACACTACTCCCCAGGATTCCCATAACAAACGCCATCATCCACCGCTCCTTCCGATCAGATCCCTTATTCTATGCCCAACTCATCGAAACCTACGCTCGTGATCGAGCGTTGCACCACGGCAAGAAGCTCCACGCCCACCTAATCACCAACGGCATCGCTTGCTTCAGCCTTGTCGCTTCCAACTTAGTTTCCTTCTATGCTTCCTGCGGCCAACTCTCCCATGCACGAAAACTGTTCGATAAAATTCCGAAAACAAATGTGCGCCGGTGGATTTCCTTTATCGGAACCTGTGCTCGCTGCAGCTTCCACCACGACGCCATTGCCGTGTTCTCAGAAATGCTGGCAACCCAAACGCCCAATCCCAATGCCGTTTTTGTCATTCCAAGCGTTCTAAAAGCTTGCGGCCATGTCGGGGACCAAATCACGGGTCAGAAGATTCATGGGTTGATTCTGAAGTGTTGTTTTGAGGTTGACCCTTTTGTGTCTAGCTCGTTGATTGTAATGTACTCGAAGTGCTTGAGAGTTGGGGACGCACGCAAGGTGTTTGACGGAATGGAGGTTAAGGATTTGGTGGCTTTGAACGCACTTGCTGCTGGGTACTCCCAAGTGGGGCTTGCGGATGATGCTTGGAGTTTGGTGGAGAGGATGAGATTGATGGGTGTGAATCCAAATCTAGTGACTTGGAATAGTTTACTATCTGGGTTTTCGCAAAAATGTGACCTTGCTATGGTTTCTGAAATTTTCAGGTTGATGACTGATGATGGTGTGGACCCTGATGTGGTGTCTTGGACTTCTGTTATATCTGGGCTTGTGCAGAATTTTCGTAATGAAGAAGCTTTTGACACTTTCAAGCAAATGTTGCGTCATGGGTTCTGCCCAACTTCGGCTACTATCAGCACCCTTCTCCCTGCATGTGCCACTGTCGAAAGAATGAGGATTGGGAAGGAGATTCATGGCTATGCTGTGGCAATTGGGGTAGAGGAAGATATATATGTAAGGAGTGCTCTTGTTGACATGTATGCAAAATGTGGCTTCATCTCTGAAGCTAGAACACTTTTTGGTATTATGCCAGAGAAGAATACAGTTACTTGGAACTCTATCATTTTTGGGTATGCCAATCACGGGTATTGTGATGAAGCCATTGAGCTCTTCAATCAAATGGAGATGGAAGGGAAAGCCAAGCTGGATCATTTAACTTTCACTGCGATTCTCACAGCATGCGTCCACGCCGGTGACATTGAACTTGGGCAGAGTCTGTTCAAGACTATGCAAGAGAAGTATGGAATTGAGCCACGTCTGGAGCATTATGCATGTATGGTGGATCTTCTTGGTAGAGCCGGGAAGGTTGACGAAGCGTACTGCATGATCAAGGCAATGCCAATTGAGCCTGATCTGTTTGTGTGGGGTGCATTGCTGGCTGCTTGCAGAAATCATGGGCATGTGGAGCTTGCAGAAGTGGCAGCTAAGCATCTGCTGGAGGTGGAGCCTGAGAGTGTTGGGAATCGTCTTCTATTGACGGGTGTGTATGCTGATGTAGGCAAGTGGGCAAAAGTTGAGAGGAtcaagaagaggatgaagaagggGAAACAGAGAAAATTCCAAGGGTTGAGTTGGATAGGTAATGTATAA